CTCCGATCTTCTCCGAGCCTCCCAGACAGCTGCAATCATCGCTGAACACCTCAAGCACCCTTTTGAAACAACAGATGACCTGCGGGAAATAAGCTATGGTTCAGCCGGCGGTATGCCGCAGGAATGGCTCGACGCCCGCCAGATCCCCGCCCCTCATCATAACCGTTTGCATCATCGCGGCGGAATTGCCGATGGAGAAACGAGACGTGAGTTCGCCGAAAGGGTGTACCGCTCCGTGAACACCATTATATCACGCCCCTGCCCCATGCAGGTCATCGTTACCCATGGCTTTGCTCTTACCTTCGTCATCGCGGCATGGATCAAGATGCCGGTCGAAAGCGTCGGCCATGTCAGTTTTCCGGCGCGGTCTGGAAGCATCACGCATTTGAAGGAAGACGACTATTGGCAAAATCGCGCCGTCGTTTCACTGGCGGATGTTTCGCATCTGACAGACGACGATGGTTGAGACGCAATCGCTTCAACATTGCCCGCGCGCAATTGGACATAAGGCCCGACCTCCAGTGTCACCCTCGGGCTTGACCCGAGGATCCAACCACGTCTCGCGGGTCAGTCTGTTGCCGATCCTCGGGTCAAGCCCGAGGATGAGATCGAGGGGTGGGACTACCATGTGATGGCGCCACCCCTTGGCATTCTCAAAATCAGCTCGCAGATCAGATC
The Agrobacterium cucumeris DNA segment above includes these coding regions:
- a CDS encoding histidine phosphatase family protein, coding for MSRPENTGKNAMNNIFVVTHAQSVHHVENKVGGWYDTELTPRGRADAEATAAKLMALIGSAPVEIFSSDLLRASQTAAIIAEHLKHPFETTDDLREISYGSAGGMPQEWLDARQIPAPHHNRLHHRGGIADGETRREFAERVYRSVNTIISRPCPMQVIVTHGFALTFVIAAWIKMPVESVGHVSFPARSGSITHLKEDDYWQNRAVVSLADVSHLTDDDG